From one Candidatus Zixiibacteriota bacterium genomic stretch:
- a CDS encoding TIGR02452 family protein yields MEEARTRISREIAAAYGREAVEIIDRGSYRTPSGRVVSIAAEIAFAVEGTKPYPPDALVPDSRRGTYSTTIAVENETTLCSAKRLRDAGANPVALNFASATHPGGGFLSGARAQEEYLARSSALYACLRGNAMYAYHAARRDALYSNYAIYSPAVPVFRSDEGTLLDEPYCVGIITSPAVNANALEPSRSQEILPAMWSRILKVLSIGLLHGHDSIVLGAWGCGAFGNDPLQIALLFQRALQHNFTGAYRHVAFAIVDGTRERKFIGPFERVFRRA; encoded by the coding sequence TTGGAAGAGGCGAGGACCAGGATTTCCCGCGAAATCGCCGCCGCTTACGGCCGGGAAGCGGTCGAGATCATCGACCGGGGAAGCTACCGCACGCCTTCAGGCCGCGTGGTCAGCATCGCCGCGGAGATTGCCTTTGCGGTCGAGGGCACCAAGCCCTATCCCCCCGACGCGCTCGTCCCGGACAGTCGCAGAGGCACGTACTCCACGACCATCGCCGTGGAAAACGAGACCACGCTGTGCTCGGCAAAGCGACTGCGCGACGCGGGGGCCAATCCGGTCGCTCTCAACTTCGCCTCGGCCACGCATCCGGGAGGCGGTTTTCTCTCCGGGGCTCGGGCTCAAGAAGAATACCTTGCCCGCTCCTCGGCCCTCTACGCCTGCTTGCGCGGCAACGCCATGTACGCCTACCACGCCGCGCGTCGCGACGCGCTCTACAGCAATTACGCGATCTATTCTCCGGCGGTCCCCGTCTTCAGGTCGGACGAGGGGACCCTGCTCGACGAGCCGTACTGCGTGGGAATCATCACTTCGCCTGCGGTCAACGCCAACGCGCTGGAGCCGTCGCGCTCGCAGGAGATCCTGCCGGCGATGTGGTCTCGGATCCTGAAGGTCCTGTCGATCGGGCTGCTGCACGGGCACGACAGCATCGTTCTCGGAGCCTGGGGATGCGGCGCGTTCGGAAACGACCCTCTGCAGATCGCCCTGCTGTTTCAGCGGGCGCTGCAGCACAATTTCACGGGGGCCTACAGGCACGTCGCGTTCGCGATCGTGGACGGGACCAGGGAACGAAAGTTTATCGGGCCGTTCGAGAGAGTGTTTCGCCGGGCCTAG
- a CDS encoding DUF4149 domain-containing protein — translation MRGLYLLSVWLHVLAAAVWIGGMTFLALALVPEVKRLESRTLAASLIHRTASRFRVVGWVSLITLIATGTFNVLHRGFGWAELGDPVFWQSAFGKTLGAKLLLVAAILALSLLHDFLIGPRAVELLRDRPDSPEALALRRRASWLGRIVLLLALGAVALGVLLVRGPY, via the coding sequence GTGCGCGGTCTCTACCTGCTTTCGGTCTGGCTCCACGTCCTGGCGGCCGCGGTCTGGATCGGCGGAATGACGTTCCTGGCGCTGGCGCTGGTACCCGAGGTGAAGCGGCTCGAGTCCCGGACCCTCGCCGCATCGCTCATCCACCGCACCGCGAGCCGCTTCCGGGTCGTCGGCTGGGTTTCCCTCATCACGCTGATCGCGACGGGAACGTTCAACGTGCTTCACCGGGGCTTCGGCTGGGCGGAACTGGGCGATCCGGTCTTCTGGCAAAGCGCCTTCGGAAAAACCCTCGGGGCAAAGCTCCTCCTGGTCGCCGCGATTCTGGCGCTGAGTTTGCTCCACGACTTTCTGATCGGTCCGCGCGCCGTCGAGCTGCTCAGGGATCGTCCGGATTCGCCCGAGGCGCTGGCGTTGAGACGCCGGGCGAGCTGGCTCGGGCGGATCGTGCTGCTTCTCGCTCTGGGCGCCGTCGCGCTCGGCGTTCTCCTCGTCCGCGGCCCTTATTAG
- a CDS encoding DUF488 family protein translates to MAVIRTQRVYDAAGREGATRYLVDRLWPRGVKKEALEGVVWAREAAPSDGLRRWFGHSPEKWEDFRRRYFAELDSKPAAWRPILESLRRGDVVLLYGARDTERNNAVALREYLMSKRGRKR, encoded by the coding sequence ATGGCGGTGATCAGGACTCAGAGGGTTTACGATGCCGCGGGCCGCGAGGGCGCCACGCGGTATCTCGTGGACCGGCTCTGGCCCCGCGGGGTCAAGAAGGAGGCGCTGGAGGGGGTCGTTTGGGCGAGGGAGGCGGCACCGAGCGACGGCTTGCGTCGGTGGTTCGGGCACTCCCCGGAGAAGTGGGAGGATTTTCGCCGCCGCTATTTCGCCGAGCTCGACAGTAAGCCGGCGGCGTGGCGGCCGATCCTCGAAAGCCTTCGCCGCGGCGACGTGGTCCTGCTCTACGGCGCGCGCGATACGGAGCGCAACAACGCGGTGGCGCTGCGAGAGTATCTGATGTCGAAGCGGGGGAGGAAACGCTAA
- a CDS encoding sigma 54-interacting transcriptional regulator, with product MAVSCAPVPENLLEGELLGHVRGAHRRLATPRRTARSYAAAG from the coding sequence GTGGCGGTCAGCTGTGCTCCGGTTCCCGAGAACCTGCTCGAGGGCGAGCTTCTCGGTCACGTGCGTGGTGCGCACCGGCGCCTTGCAACACCGCGTCGGACTGCTCGATCATACGCGGCCGCCGGATGA
- a CDS encoding hemerythrin domain-containing protein: protein MAGTISSFLSDDHKRLDALLRKAVSQPGRLDAGAYAAFRAGLLKHIGMEEKILLPAVQQLRGGEPPPMAAKLRLDHGALAALLVPSPTPGIVAALRAILDLHNALEEGPGGLYELCDSLAGGEAGELLDRLRAAPEVSVAPHNDGPGVLEATRRALQRAGYDLDELASRAAP from the coding sequence GTGGCAGGCACGATTTCCAGCTTCTTGTCCGACGATCACAAGCGGCTCGATGCGCTTCTTCGGAAAGCCGTCTCGCAACCTGGCCGGCTCGACGCCGGAGCTTACGCGGCGTTTCGCGCCGGGCTGCTCAAGCACATCGGGATGGAAGAGAAAATCCTGCTCCCGGCCGTGCAGCAGCTTCGCGGCGGGGAGCCGCCGCCGATGGCGGCGAAGCTCCGCCTCGACCACGGCGCCCTGGCCGCCCTGCTCGTGCCCAGCCCCACTCCCGGGATTGTCGCGGCGCTCCGCGCCATCCTCGATCTTCACAACGCGCTCGAGGAAGGGCCGGGTGGCCTCTACGAGCTTTGCGACAGTCTGGCCGGGGGCGAAGCGGGAGAGCTTCTCGACCGGCTCAGAGCCGCGCCCGAGGTTTCGGTCGCGCCGCACAACGACGGCCCCGGCGTTCTGGAAGCCACCCGCCGCGCGCTCCAGAGAGCGGGTTACGATCTCGATGAGCTCGCTTCGCGCGCCGCACCATGA
- a CDS encoding helix-turn-helix domain-containing protein: MEEIMTPSEVAALLKIHLKTVYKLAEKGVIPGNRIGRSWRFSRSDVLELVTSKPANLSDSAEAASKDRLTAVK; this comes from the coding sequence GTGGAAGAGATCATGACCCCGTCCGAGGTGGCAGCATTGCTCAAGATCCATCTCAAGACGGTGTACAAGCTCGCTGAGAAGGGCGTGATTCCGGGAAACCGCATCGGCCGGAGCTGGCGTTTCAGCCGAAGCGACGTCCTGGAGCTGGTCACCAGCAAGCCCGCGAACCTTTCGGACAGCGCCGAAGCCGCTTCGAAGGATCGGCTGACCGCAGTCAAGTAA